Proteins from one Telopea speciosissima isolate NSW1024214 ecotype Mountain lineage chromosome 1, Tspe_v1, whole genome shotgun sequence genomic window:
- the LOC122648830 gene encoding arogenate dehydratase 2-like: protein MAATTLGRTWKSSSWKQQKRIWNIASADQSLYERRFIKVPSKKSMKRCRKVFASDSIGGDKKENAQALEFQNSFEDSPVSKDSQSLPRPLSITDLPISPSPGYRLRVAFQGVQGAFSEAAAEKAYPNCEAVACEQFDTAFNAVEKWLVDRAVLPIENSLGGSIHRNYDLLLRHRLHIVGEVYLAIQHCLLANHGVKLEDLKRVLSHPQALAQCENTLTKLGVIREAVDDTAGAAQYIFANKFQDAGAVASSKAARIYGLNILAQDIQDDSDNVTRFLMLAREPIIPSTDRPFKTSIVFSLEEGPGVLSRALNVFSMRNINLTKIESRPLRKQPLRVPNGGINGCTTYFDYLFYLDFEASMADQRSQNALRHLEEFATFLRVLGSYPADTSLT, encoded by the exons ATGGCGGCAACCACCTTGGGCCGAACGTGGAAGAGTTCTTCCTGGAAGCAGCAGAAACGCATATGGAATATTGCTTCTGCGGATCAAAGTCTATATGAGAGAAGATTCATTAAAGTCCCTTCGAAAAAATCCATGAAACGCTGTCGTAAGGTTTTTGCGTCGGATTCTATTGGAGGTGATAAGAAGGAGAACGCTCAAGCGCTCGAGTTTCAGAATAGTTTTGAAGATTCTCCTGTTTCCAAGGATTCGCAATCACTTCCAA GGCCTCTATCTATCACCGATTTGCCAATTTCGCCTAGCCCTGGCTATCGCCTCCGGGTCGCGTTTCAG GGAGTTCAAGGTGCGTTCAGTGAAGCAGCGGCTGAAAAGGCGTACCCGAATTGCGAAGCCGTTGCTTGTGAACAATTCGACACTGCTTTCAAT GCTGTTGAAAAGTGGCTTGTTGATAGAGCAGTTCTACCAATTGAGAATTCTCTTGGGGGGAGCATCCACCGAAATTACGATCTCTTACTTAGACACAGGTTACATATTGTTGGGGAAGTATACCTTGCAATCCAACATTGCTTGCTAGCTAATCACGGTGTTAAATTGGAAGATCTAAAACGTGTTCTTAGCCACCCACAA GCTCTTGCTCAATGTGAGAACACATTAACAAAGTTGGGAGTCATCAGAGAAGCTGTAGATGATACTGCAGGTGCTGCTCAG TATATTTTTGCCAACAAATTCCAAGATGCGGGAGCAGTTGCTAGCTCTAAAGCTGCAAGGATCTACGGGTTGAATATTCTAGCTCAAGATATTCAG GATGATTCTGACAATGTTACTCGATTTTTGATGCTTGCAAGAGAGCCCATTATCCCAAGCACTGACAGGCCATTCAAG ACAAGTATAGTTTTCTCTCTCGAGGAGGGGCCTGGTGTGCTTTCCAGAGCACTTAATGTTTTTTCAATGAGGAATATCAACCTTACAAAG ATCGAAAGCCGCCCCTTGCGTAAACAGCCCTTGCGTGTACCTAATGGCGGCATTAATGGATGTACAAC GTACTTTGACTATCTTTTCTATCTGGATTTTGAAGCATCAATGGCTGACCAAAGGTCTCAAAATGCCCTTAGGCATCTagag GAGTTTGCTACATTCCTACGAGTGCTAGGGAGCTACCCGGCTGATACTAGCTTAACATGA